Proteins from one Mycobacterium adipatum genomic window:
- the gndA gene encoding NADP-dependent phosphogluconate dehydrogenase, whose amino-acid sequence MTSSGNTGKAQIGVTGLAVMGSNIARNFARHGYTVALHNRSIAKTDALLAEHGTEGNFVRTETIAEFLDALEKPRRVLIMVKAGDPTDAVINELADAMEEGDIIIDGGNALYTDTIRREKAIRERGLHFVGAGISGGEEGALNGPSIMPGGPAESYVSLGPLLEEISAHVDGVPCCTHIGPDGAGHFVKMVHNGIEYSDMQLIGEAYQLLRDGLGLAAGEIADVFTEWNKGDLDSYLVEITAEVLKQVDAKTGTPLVDLILDEAEQKGTGRWTVKSALDLGVPVTGIAEAVFARALSGSVAQRTATTGLTSGSLGEKPSDAAQFTEDIRQALYASKIIAYAQGFNQIQAGSAEYNWDITPGDMARIWRGGCIIRAKFLNRITDAFDKNADLPTLIVDPYFRDAIEAAIDSWRRVVVTATALGIPIPGFSSALSYYDGLRTERLPAALTQGLRDFFGAHTYGRIDTDRDKRFHTLWSGDRSEVQA is encoded by the coding sequence ATGACCAGTTCGGGCAACACCGGCAAGGCACAGATCGGGGTCACCGGCCTCGCGGTCATGGGATCCAACATCGCGCGGAACTTTGCCCGCCACGGTTACACCGTTGCGCTGCACAACCGCTCGATCGCCAAGACCGACGCACTGCTGGCCGAGCACGGGACCGAGGGCAACTTCGTGCGCACCGAGACCATCGCCGAGTTCCTCGACGCACTGGAGAAGCCGCGCCGCGTGCTGATCATGGTCAAGGCCGGCGACCCGACCGACGCCGTCATCAACGAGCTCGCCGATGCGATGGAGGAAGGCGACATCATCATCGACGGCGGCAACGCGCTCTACACCGACACCATCCGCCGCGAGAAGGCCATCCGCGAACGTGGGCTGCACTTCGTCGGCGCCGGCATCTCCGGCGGCGAGGAGGGCGCGCTCAACGGCCCGTCGATCATGCCGGGCGGCCCCGCCGAGTCCTACGTCTCCCTCGGACCGCTGCTGGAGGAGATCTCCGCGCACGTCGACGGCGTGCCGTGTTGCACCCACATCGGACCCGACGGCGCCGGGCACTTCGTGAAGATGGTGCACAACGGCATCGAGTACTCCGATATGCAGCTCATCGGCGAGGCCTACCAGCTGTTGCGCGACGGCCTCGGTCTGGCGGCCGGCGAGATCGCCGATGTCTTCACCGAGTGGAACAAGGGCGATCTGGACAGCTACCTGGTCGAGATCACCGCCGAGGTGCTCAAGCAGGTCGACGCCAAGACCGGCACCCCACTGGTCGACCTGATCCTCGACGAGGCCGAGCAGAAGGGCACCGGCCGCTGGACGGTCAAGTCCGCTCTCGATCTGGGCGTGCCCGTCACCGGCATCGCCGAGGCGGTGTTCGCCCGCGCCTTGTCCGGCTCGGTCGCCCAGCGCACCGCCACCACCGGCCTGACCTCCGGCAGCCTCGGCGAAAAGCCCAGCGACGCAGCGCAATTCACCGAGGACATCCGTCAGGCGCTGTACGCCTCGAAGATCATCGCCTACGCCCAGGGTTTCAACCAGATCCAGGCCGGCAGTGCCGAGTACAACTGGGACATCACCCCGGGCGATATGGCGCGCATCTGGCGCGGCGGCTGCATCATCCGGGCCAAGTTCCTCAACCGGATCACCGACGCTTTCGACAAGAACGCCGATCTGCCCACCCTGATCGTCGACCCGTACTTCCGCGACGCCATCGAGGCCGCCATCGACAGCTGGCGCCGCGTCGTGGTCACGGCCACCGCGCTGGGCATCCCGATTCCCGGCTTCAGCTCCGCGCTGTCCTACTACGACGGGCTGCGCACCGAGCGGCTGCCGGCCGCACTCACCCAGGGCTTGCGCGACTTCTTCGGCGCACACACCTATGGCCGCATCGACACCGACCGCGACAAGCGCTTCCACACCCTGTGGAGCGGTGACCGCAGCGAGGTGCAGGCCTAG
- a CDS encoding M56 family metallopeptidase: protein MSALAFSIVALVLVGPVPALLARASWPLRAPRAAIVLWQAIALAAVLSAFSAGLAIASRLFVPGPDGRPTATLTSEIAVLGWPLWALYVVVFALTLMIGARLIIAVLQVAVATRRRRAHHRMVVDLVGMSRDEVRNLVRRPSGLRVLGVAQPMAYCLPGVRSRVVVSEGALTTLSESEIDAILSHERAHLRARHDLVLEMFTAVHAAFPRFVRSGNALDAVRLLIELLADDAAVRVAGPTPLARALVACAGGRTPSGALAAGGPTTVVRVQRLCGEGNSLALAAAAYTAAAAILIIPTVALALPWLTELHRLFSH from the coding sequence GTGTCCGCGCTGGCCTTCTCCATCGTCGCGCTGGTGCTCGTCGGTCCGGTTCCCGCGCTCCTCGCGCGCGCATCCTGGCCGCTGCGCGCGCCGCGTGCCGCCATCGTGCTGTGGCAGGCCATCGCACTCGCTGCCGTGTTGTCAGCGTTTTCCGCCGGGCTCGCGATCGCCAGCCGGCTGTTCGTCCCCGGCCCCGACGGCCGCCCCACCGCCACGCTGACCAGCGAGATCGCCGTCCTCGGCTGGCCGCTGTGGGCGCTGTACGTGGTGGTCTTTGCGCTCACCCTGATGATCGGCGCGCGGCTGATCATCGCGGTGCTGCAGGTCGCCGTTGCCACCCGGCGTCGTCGCGCCCATCACCGCATGGTGGTCGACCTGGTCGGGATGTCCCGCGACGAAGTACGCAATCTCGTGCGCCGGCCCAGCGGGCTGCGCGTGCTGGGCGTCGCCCAGCCGATGGCCTACTGCCTGCCCGGCGTGCGCAGCCGCGTGGTCGTCAGCGAGGGTGCGCTCACCACGCTGTCGGAATCCGAGATCGACGCCATCCTCAGCCACGAGCGTGCCCACCTGCGTGCCCGCCACGATCTGGTGCTGGAGATGTTCACCGCGGTCCATGCCGCGTTCCCGCGTTTCGTGCGCAGCGGCAACGCCCTCGACGCGGTCCGGCTGCTCATCGAACTGCTCGCCGACGACGCCGCGGTCCGGGTCGCCGGGCCCACTCCCCTGGCCCGCGCGCTGGTGGCCTGCGCCGGTGGACGCACCCCGTCCGGCGCGCTGGCGGCCGGCGGACCGACCACGGTGGTCCGCGTGCAGCGTCTCTGCGGCGAGGGCAATAGTCTTGCCCTGGCAGCGGCGGCGTACACCGCCGCCGCCGCGATCCTGATCATCCCCACGGTGGCGCTGGCACTTCCCTGGCTCACCGAGCTGCACCGCCTGTTCAGTCATTAG
- a CDS encoding BlaI/MecI/CopY family transcriptional regulator — protein MAKLTRLGELEREVMDHLWTSREPQTVRQVHEALAARRDLAYTTIMTVLQRLAKKNLVVQHRDDRAHRYAPTHGRDELVAGLMVDALDQAADSGSREAALVHFVERVGADEADALRRALAELESKHRVGPPAGNSGTG, from the coding sequence ATGGCCAAGTTGACGCGGCTCGGGGAACTCGAGCGCGAAGTGATGGACCACTTGTGGACCTCGCGCGAACCGCAAACGGTGCGCCAGGTGCACGAGGCCCTCGCCGCGCGCCGCGACCTCGCCTACACCACGATCATGACGGTCCTGCAGCGGCTGGCGAAGAAGAATCTCGTCGTCCAGCATCGCGATGACCGCGCCCACCGCTACGCCCCGACGCACGGCCGTGACGAGCTCGTCGCCGGCCTGATGGTCGACGCACTGGACCAGGCAGCCGACTCGGGCAGTCGCGAGGCCGCCTTGGTGCATTTCGTCGAACGCGTGGGCGCTGACGAGGCCGACGCGCTGCGTCGCGCACTCGCCGAATTGGAGTCCAAGCACCGGGTTGGCCCACCCGCTGGTAATTCGGGCACCGGCTGA
- a CDS encoding iron reductase: MTVVVDDPLIARMSIRRALPLHESSRRLRELYPECPRVYGVAVMGDLSRRRWWPLVEVMTTDRLRAMFDAAIAETDSRAAVAQQLAATLSHVVIGRVVPLVALEGRAWDTGLENLWVHVDSEGAIDWVGVVDPTLRALPDDPYLAQRATVGTVRTTRDGIVALPSEAALTTWVAHRSHRALAPMFAKLYEVSDGAISIASMWNIVGAAVVGASTQVPLLAGSSELTSMCRGQAILDALVGFGLPVRGANRIAVGKALLN; encoded by the coding sequence ATGACGGTCGTGGTCGACGATCCGCTGATCGCGCGCATGTCGATCAGGCGGGCACTGCCGCTACACGAGTCCAGCCGGCGACTGCGGGAGCTCTACCCCGAATGCCCGCGGGTCTACGGGGTGGCGGTGATGGGTGACCTGTCCCGGCGGCGGTGGTGGCCGCTGGTCGAGGTGATGACCACCGACCGGCTGCGCGCCATGTTTGACGCCGCAATCGCCGAGACCGACAGTCGTGCCGCGGTGGCACAGCAGCTGGCGGCGACACTGTCGCACGTGGTGATCGGGCGGGTAGTGCCGCTGGTGGCGCTGGAGGGGCGCGCCTGGGACACCGGGTTGGAGAACCTGTGGGTGCATGTCGACTCCGAGGGCGCCATCGACTGGGTCGGAGTGGTCGATCCGACGCTGCGCGCTCTGCCCGACGACCCGTATCTGGCGCAGCGCGCCACGGTCGGCACGGTGCGCACCACCCGAGACGGCATCGTGGCGCTGCCCAGCGAGGCGGCGCTGACGACATGGGTGGCGCACCGCAGCCACCGCGCCCTGGCCCCGATGTTCGCCAAGCTCTACGAGGTCAGCGACGGCGCCATTTCCATCGCGTCGATGTGGAACATCGTCGGGGCGGCAGTGGTGGGCGCATCGACTCAGGTGCCGCTGCTGGCCGGGTCCAGCGAGCTGACGAGCATGTGCCGCGGCCAGGCGATCCTGGACGCTCTGGTCGGGTTCGGCCTGCCGGTGCGCGGCGCGAACAGGATCGCCGTAGGGAAGGCCTTGCTAAATTAG
- a CDS encoding PaaI family thioesterase: MTASLPPGLGAGFDSELGLQYLEVTPDGGRASLEITDKVKQPWGIVHGGVYCAIVESLASVCGHVWLAEHGGGTVVGVNNNTDFLRAIKSGTVTAVSTPIHRGRRQQLWLITITDEDGRTVARGQVRLQNVAE; the protein is encoded by the coding sequence GTGACCGCATCTCTGCCTCCCGGCCTCGGCGCCGGCTTCGACAGCGAATTGGGACTGCAATACCTGGAGGTGACACCGGACGGCGGGCGCGCCAGCCTGGAGATCACCGACAAGGTGAAGCAACCGTGGGGGATCGTCCATGGGGGCGTCTACTGCGCGATCGTGGAGAGCCTGGCGAGTGTCTGCGGGCATGTCTGGCTCGCCGAGCACGGCGGCGGGACCGTCGTCGGCGTCAACAACAACACCGATTTCCTGCGTGCCATCAAATCCGGCACGGTGACCGCGGTTTCGACCCCGATCCACCGCGGCCGCCGCCAGCAGCTCTGGCTGATCACCATCACCGACGAGGACGGCCGCACGGTGGCCCGCGGTCAGGTCAGGTTGCAGAACGTCGCGGAATGA
- a CDS encoding urease subunit gamma, whose protein sequence is MRLTPHEQERLLISYAAELARRRQERGLTLNHPEAVALITDHILEGARDGRTVSELMVSGRGVLTREQVMEGVPEMLHDVQVEATFPDGTKLVTVHHPIP, encoded by the coding sequence ATGCGTTTAACGCCGCATGAACAAGAGCGGTTACTCATCTCCTACGCGGCCGAACTGGCCCGGCGAAGGCAAGAGCGCGGCCTCACGCTGAACCACCCCGAGGCCGTCGCACTGATCACCGACCACATCCTGGAGGGGGCCCGCGACGGTCGGACGGTGTCCGAACTCATGGTCAGCGGCCGCGGGGTGCTCACCCGCGAGCAGGTCATGGAGGGCGTCCCGGAAATGCTGCACGACGTGCAGGTCGAGGCGACGTTCCCGGACGGCACAAAACTCGTCACCGTCCACCACCCGATCCCGTGA
- a CDS encoding urease subunit beta — MIPGEYVFGDGDIDLNAGAPQLSLQVVNTGDRPVQVGSHVHLPQANSALDFDRAAAHGHRLDIPAGTAVRFEPGIAQRVSLVPLSGTREVHGLSLNPPGRLDQS; from the coding sequence ATGATTCCCGGTGAATACGTGTTCGGTGACGGTGACATCGATCTCAATGCCGGAGCGCCGCAGCTCTCGCTGCAGGTGGTCAACACCGGTGACCGGCCCGTGCAGGTGGGCAGCCATGTGCATCTGCCGCAGGCCAACTCGGCACTGGACTTCGATCGCGCCGCCGCACACGGGCACCGCCTCGATATCCCCGCGGGCACCGCCGTGCGCTTCGAACCCGGCATCGCCCAGCGTGTTTCACTGGTTCCGCTGAGTGGGACCCGCGAGGTGCACGGGCTGTCGCTGAACCCGCCCGGCAGATTGGACCAGTCGTGA
- a CDS encoding urease subunit alpha, which translates to MSSLSRDRYAALYGPTTGDRIRLADTDLFIEITEDRSGGPGLAGDEAVFGGGKVLRESMGQSRATRADGSPDTVITGAVILDYWGIIKADIGIRDGRIVAIGKAGNPDIMSGVHPDLVVGPSTEIIAGNGRIVTAGAIDCHVHLICPQIMEEALGGGITTIIAGGTGPAEGSKATTVTPGSWHLARMLEALDGWPLNVALLGKGNTVSSDALWEQLRGGAAGFKLHEDWGTTPAAIDACLTVAEAAGVQANIHTDTLNEMGFVEGTLAAVKGRSIHAYHTEGAGGGHAPDIITVAGEPNVLPSSTNPTRPHTVNTLDEHLDMLMVCHHLNPSIPEDLAFAESRIRPSTIAAEDLLHDIGAISMIGSDAQAMGRIGEVVLRTWQTAHVMKRRRGFLEGDLRADNNRARRYVAKYTICPAVAHGMDHEIGSVEVGKLADLVLWEPAFFGVRPHAVIKGGMIAWAAMGDANASIPTPQPVLPRPMFGAAPAAAAATSVHFVAPQALEDGLPDRLDVRRKLLAVSNVRRVGKAQMPLNDALPRIEVDADTFTVRIDGEVWQEQPAAELPMAQRYFLF; encoded by the coding sequence GTGAGTTCGCTTTCCCGTGACCGCTATGCCGCGCTGTACGGTCCCACCACCGGGGACCGGATCAGGCTGGCCGACACCGACCTGTTCATCGAGATCACCGAGGACCGCAGCGGCGGGCCGGGTTTGGCCGGCGACGAAGCGGTGTTCGGTGGCGGCAAGGTACTGCGCGAATCGATGGGCCAGAGCCGGGCAACCCGGGCCGACGGTTCGCCGGACACCGTCATCACCGGAGCGGTCATTCTCGACTACTGGGGAATCATCAAGGCCGATATCGGAATCCGCGACGGGCGCATCGTGGCGATCGGCAAGGCGGGCAACCCCGACATCATGTCCGGCGTGCACCCCGACCTGGTGGTCGGTCCGTCCACCGAGATCATCGCCGGGAACGGCCGGATCGTCACCGCCGGCGCCATCGACTGCCACGTGCACCTGATCTGCCCGCAGATCATGGAGGAGGCCCTGGGCGGCGGCATCACCACCATCATCGCCGGCGGCACCGGCCCCGCGGAGGGCAGCAAGGCCACCACGGTCACCCCCGGTTCCTGGCATCTGGCCCGGATGCTGGAAGCGCTGGACGGCTGGCCGCTGAACGTCGCGCTGCTCGGCAAGGGGAACACCGTCAGCTCCGATGCGTTGTGGGAGCAGTTGCGCGGTGGGGCAGCCGGATTCAAGCTGCACGAGGACTGGGGCACCACCCCCGCGGCGATCGACGCCTGCCTGACGGTGGCCGAGGCGGCCGGCGTGCAGGCCAACATCCACACCGACACGCTCAACGAGATGGGTTTCGTAGAGGGCACGTTGGCCGCGGTGAAGGGCCGCTCCATCCACGCCTATCACACCGAGGGTGCGGGAGGCGGGCATGCGCCCGACATCATCACCGTCGCCGGTGAGCCCAATGTGCTCCCGAGTTCGACCAACCCGACCCGGCCGCACACCGTCAACACCCTCGACGAACATCTGGACATGTTGATGGTGTGCCACCATCTGAACCCGAGCATCCCCGAGGATCTCGCGTTCGCGGAGAGTCGAATCCGCCCGTCGACCATCGCCGCGGAGGATCTGCTGCACGATATCGGCGCGATCTCGATGATCGGCAGTGACGCCCAGGCCATGGGACGGATCGGCGAGGTGGTACTGCGCACCTGGCAGACCGCGCACGTCATGAAGCGCCGCAGGGGATTTCTGGAAGGTGACCTGCGGGCCGACAACAACCGGGCCCGACGCTACGTCGCGAAGTACACCATCTGCCCGGCGGTGGCGCACGGCATGGATCACGAGATCGGTTCGGTGGAGGTCGGCAAGCTGGCCGATCTGGTGCTCTGGGAGCCGGCCTTCTTCGGTGTCCGCCCGCACGCCGTCATCAAGGGCGGCATGATCGCCTGGGCGGCCATGGGCGACGCCAACGCCTCCATTCCGACCCCGCAGCCGGTGCTGCCCCGGCCCATGTTCGGTGCCGCGCCGGCGGCCGCGGCCGCCACGTCGGTGCATTTCGTGGCACCTCAAGCGCTGGAGGACGGTCTGCCCGACCGGCTCGACGTCCGGCGAAAGCTGCTGGCGGTGAGCAACGTCCGACGGGTGGGCAAGGCCCAGATGCCGCTCAACGACGCACTGCCACGGATCGAGGTCGACGCCGACACCTTCACCGTGCGTATCGACGGCGAGGTCTGGCAGGAGCAGCCCGCCGCCGAACTGCCGATGGCGCAGCGCTACTTCTTGTTCTGA
- a CDS encoding urease accessory protein UreF, whose amino-acid sequence MLATLLTLADSRLPTGGHVHSGGVEEAITAGRVTDVETLRAYLCRRIRSQGLVSASLAAAVHTGGLSVDAADAETDARTPSPAARTASRAQGRGLLRLARRVWPDHSWDPLGPKPHLAVVAGVVGVAGAVVPEHTALSVVYTTMTGSATAAQRLLALDPADVAALTFELSALCEQTAARAVTELADLSDPLLDVQAEGHAARERPLFFS is encoded by the coding sequence ATGCTGGCCACACTGCTCACCCTGGCCGACTCCCGGCTGCCCACCGGCGGTCACGTGCACTCCGGCGGCGTCGAAGAGGCGATCACGGCCGGGCGGGTCACCGACGTCGAGACGCTGCGTGCCTACCTGTGCCGGCGCATCCGCAGCCAGGGTCTGGTCAGCGCGTCGTTGGCCGCCGCCGTGCACACCGGTGGTCTGTCGGTCGATGCAGCCGATGCCGAAACCGATGCCCGCACACCGTCTCCGGCGGCGCGGACCGCCTCGCGGGCGCAGGGCCGTGGGCTGCTGAGGCTGGCCCGACGGGTGTGGCCGGACCACTCCTGGGATCCGCTGGGGCCAAAGCCGCACCTCGCTGTGGTCGCCGGTGTGGTGGGTGTCGCCGGTGCGGTGGTTCCCGAGCACACCGCGCTCTCGGTCGTCTACACCACGATGACCGGCTCGGCGACCGCGGCGCAGCGGCTGCTCGCCCTGGATCCCGCCGATGTGGCGGCACTGACCTTCGAGTTGTCCGCGCTGTGCGAGCAGACCGCGGCGCGAGCGGTGACCGAGCTCGCCGACCTCTCCGATCCGCTGCTCGACGTGCAGGCCGAAGGGCACGCGGCGCGTGAGCGACCGTTGTTCTTTTCCTGA
- the ureG gene encoding urease accessory protein UreG: MPPHFIDGEPHTHTDRPKRVRRPGEPLRIGVGGPVGSGKTALVAALCRQLRDEISLAVLTNDIYTTEDADFLRRHAVLPDERIAAVQTGGCPHTAIRDDITANLDAIDDLIAANPGLDLILVESGGDNLTATFSSGLIDVQIFVVDVAGGDKVPRKGGPGVTYSDLLVINKTDLAPLVGADLDVMRRDSTQVRGERPFVLISLTDDPTAAPVLQWVHDQLQIPITA; encoded by the coding sequence ATGCCACCACATTTCATCGACGGCGAACCGCATACCCACACCGACCGGCCCAAGCGGGTACGCCGCCCGGGGGAGCCGCTGCGCATCGGTGTGGGCGGTCCGGTGGGGTCCGGCAAGACGGCCCTGGTGGCCGCCCTGTGCCGCCAGTTGCGCGATGAGATATCCCTGGCGGTGCTCACCAACGACATCTACACCACCGAGGACGCCGATTTCCTGCGCAGGCATGCCGTCCTGCCGGACGAACGGATCGCCGCGGTACAGACCGGGGGCTGCCCGCACACCGCGATACGCGATGACATCACCGCCAACCTCGATGCCATCGACGACCTGATAGCCGCCAATCCCGGTCTGGACCTGATCCTGGTCGAATCGGGCGGCGACAACCTGACCGCGACATTCTCGTCCGGCCTGATCGACGTGCAGATCTTCGTCGTCGACGTCGCGGGTGGGGACAAGGTACCGCGCAAGGGCGGTCCCGGCGTGACCTACTCGGACCTGTTGGTGATCAACAAGACCGATCTGGCGCCGCTGGTCGGCGCCGACCTCGACGTGATGCGCCGGGACTCCACACAGGTGCGCGGTGAGCGGCCCTTCGTGCTCATCTCGCTCACCGACGACCCGACCGCCGCGCCGGTGTTGCAGTGGGTGCACGACCAGCTACAGATCCCGATCACCGCCTAG
- a CDS encoding urease accessory protein UreD produces the protein MRSDVLLVARPGRGPHIECAGALAARRTEPDVVHLLSAAATPLGGDVISVRIIVEAGARLRVRSAAASVVLPGAASLLSHSSWDLEVAGELDLDPQPTVVAGGARHHTSTRLRVAEAATARVRESVQIGRIGEDQGFWSSALHADIGGSPLLRHRVELGRGSVADDVLGTPKACVSELRYPATGFDSAGTVLELAGGGSLSTWQGQRLGG, from the coding sequence ATGCGCTCCGACGTTCTGCTGGTGGCGCGGCCCGGCCGTGGCCCGCATATCGAATGCGCCGGCGCACTGGCCGCACGCCGCACAGAACCCGATGTGGTGCACCTCCTTTCGGCGGCCGCGACACCGCTGGGCGGGGATGTCATCTCGGTGCGCATCATCGTGGAGGCGGGCGCGCGGCTGCGGGTCCGCAGCGCCGCCGCCAGTGTCGTGCTGCCGGGTGCGGCGAGCCTGCTGTCGCACAGTTCCTGGGATCTGGAAGTCGCCGGTGAACTCGATCTGGACCCCCAGCCCACCGTCGTGGCCGGCGGCGCACGCCACCACACCAGCACCCGGCTGAGGGTGGCAGAGGCCGCCACGGCCCGGGTTCGGGAGAGTGTGCAGATCGGCAGAATCGGTGAGGACCAGGGCTTTTGGTCCTCGGCGCTGCATGCCGATATCGGCGGCAGTCCGTTGTTGCGGCATCGTGTCGAGCTCGGCAGGGGATCGGTAGCCGATGACGTGCTGGGGACGCCGAAGGCGTGCGTCAGTGAACTACGTTATCCGGCAACAGGATTCGACAGCGCCGGCACAGTCCTGGAATTGGCCGGTGGCGGCAGCCTGTCGACGTGGCAGGGGCAGCGACTGGGCGGCTAA
- a CDS encoding NAD(P)/FAD-dependent oxidoreductase, with translation MSHPGATASDRHQVVIVGSGFGGLNAAQALKRADVDIKLIARTTHHLFQPLLYQVATGIISEGEIAPPTRLILRKQDNAQVLLGDVTHIDLEKKTVDSILLGHTYSTPYDTLILAAGAGQSYFGNDHFAEFAPGMKTIDDALELRGRILGAFEQAERSSDPERRKKLLTFVVVGAGPTGVEMAGQIQELSDQTLKGSFRHIDPTEAHVILLDAAPAVLPPMGEKLGLKAKERLEKMGVEIQLNAMVTDVDRNGITVKDQDGSLRRIESASKVWSAGVAASPLGRDLAAQSDTEIDRAGRVIVNPDLSIPGHPNVFVIGDMAFVPGVPGMAQGAIQGGKYVAAIVKNEAAARAHGTKPKPRVPFKYFDKGSMATVSKWNAVAQIPLGEKNKFEFSGFFAWLAWLGLHLIYLVGFKTKIATLLSWAVTFLSRQRGQLTITEQQAYARTRIEELQEIAAAVQEGEKAAS, from the coding sequence ATGAGCCACCCCGGAGCCACGGCATCGGATCGGCACCAGGTAGTCATCGTTGGTTCGGGATTCGGCGGACTGAACGCCGCGCAGGCGCTCAAGCGTGCCGACGTCGACATCAAGCTGATCGCCCGCACCACCCACCACCTGTTCCAGCCGCTGCTGTACCAAGTGGCCACCGGGATCATCTCCGAGGGCGAGATCGCCCCGCCGACGCGACTGATCCTGCGTAAGCAGGACAATGCGCAGGTGCTCCTCGGCGATGTGACGCACATCGACCTGGAGAAGAAGACGGTCGACTCGATCCTGCTCGGGCATACCTACAGCACGCCCTACGACACGTTGATCCTGGCCGCCGGCGCCGGTCAGTCGTACTTCGGCAACGACCACTTCGCGGAGTTCGCCCCGGGTATGAAGACCATCGATGATGCGCTGGAACTGCGTGGCCGCATCCTCGGCGCCTTCGAGCAGGCCGAGCGGTCCAGCGATCCGGAACGCCGCAAAAAGCTGCTGACCTTCGTTGTCGTCGGCGCCGGGCCCACCGGTGTCGAGATGGCGGGCCAGATCCAGGAGCTGTCCGATCAGACGCTCAAGGGCAGCTTCCGGCACATCGACCCCACCGAGGCGCACGTCATCCTGCTCGATGCCGCACCGGCCGTATTGCCGCCCATGGGTGAGAAGCTCGGCCTCAAGGCCAAGGAGCGGCTGGAGAAGATGGGCGTCGAGATCCAGCTGAACGCCATGGTCACCGACGTCGATCGCAACGGCATCACCGTCAAGGACCAGGACGGCAGCCTGCGCCGGATCGAATCGGCCAGCAAGGTGTGGTCGGCCGGTGTGGCCGCCAGCCCGCTGGGCAGGGACCTTGCCGCGCAGTCCGACACCGAGATCGACCGCGCCGGCCGCGTGATCGTCAACCCGGATCTGTCGATCCCCGGTCACCCCAACGTGTTCGTGATCGGAGATATGGCCTTCGTACCTGGCGTGCCCGGGATGGCCCAGGGCGCCATCCAGGGCGGCAAGTACGTCGCCGCGATCGTCAAGAACGAGGCCGCTGCCCGGGCACACGGCACCAAGCCCAAGCCGCGGGTGCCGTTCAAGTACTTCGACAAGGGCTCGATGGCCACGGTGTCGAAGTGGAACGCCGTCGCCCAGATTCCCCTCGGCGAGAAGAACAAGTTCGAATTCAGTGGGTTCTTCGCGTGGCTGGCCTGGCTGGGACTGCACCTGATCTACCTGGTCGGCTTCAAGACCAAGATCGCCACCCTGCTGTCGTGGGCGGTCACGTTCCTCAGCCGGCAGCGCGGTCAGCTGACCATCACCGAGCAGCAGGCCTATGCCCGTACCCGCATCGAGGAGCTTCAGGAGATCGCGGCCGCGGTGCAGGAGGGCGAGAAGGCGGCCAGTTAG